The proteins below come from a single uncultured Carboxylicivirga sp. genomic window:
- the kwaA gene encoding anti-phage protein KwaA, which translates to MKNLKLFIMSFWIFFVLLIIVTLKFPVCLGADCQFIGFKALFTVRNIVAFSSFICLLLGLLFYYQFMKDLKGDLDIPVKIEKIENVNYEYFALLVTIISLIAFDFTTIRGVILLITLLVILCAIFIKTELFYSNPSFALLGFHIYKADTNNEALKNKIFITKDKIKLGDKVKYLKISDKVYFTKKA; encoded by the coding sequence ATGAAAAACCTAAAGCTATTCATAATGTCGTTTTGGATATTTTTTGTGTTACTAATTATCGTAACACTCAAATTTCCTGTTTGCCTTGGTGCAGATTGTCAATTTATAGGATTTAAGGCACTCTTTACTGTGCGTAATATTGTTGCCTTTTCAAGCTTCATTTGTCTGCTTTTGGGTCTTCTTTTCTACTACCAATTTATGAAAGACTTAAAGGGAGATTTGGACATACCTGTAAAAATTGAAAAAATTGAAAACGTTAATTATGAATACTTTGCTTTATTGGTAACCATCATTTCATTAATTGCCTTTGATTTCACAACCATTCGTGGAGTTATTCTATTAATTACATTGTTGGTAATACTTTGCGCCATATTCATTAAAACCGAATTGTTCTATTCCAATCCCTCATTTGCTTTATTAGGCTTTCATATTTATAAGGCAGATACAAATAACGAGGCATTAAAAAACAAAATATTTATAACGAAAGACAAAATAAAATTAGGAGATAAGGTAAAGTACCTGAAAATATCTGATAAAGTTTACTTCACTAAAAAGGCTTAG
- the kwaB gene encoding anti-phage protein KwaB, whose protein sequence is MNLEELREKIETIVRMDAIGLNVFFLLKTAEGNILKRANLIEDVKNSLIEAYKDSLNYMVSDDELALINLSAADDRKSAIYRYDLEQEPGVFSFFNTISNRDEEHPIPYFSFNDDKLTQLEGYFVSIGDFENNILVYRKQMPINLFKQGKIYIVKGHDTQFERIDKEFLRIDAKLDVLKIDETIIVNNISILERHYEFKDIIEHEANASLENIEGLDILENIEVLQERVDDIAFARKLSKISTSSPVFNLPSEHIMEFVRTHQTLGSAFKYSEDQNRIMLDTKKSQNFFLRLMNDDFLHSQLTDFDYMTPAKDRLN, encoded by the coding sequence ATGAATCTTGAAGAGTTAAGAGAAAAAATAGAAACCATAGTTCGGATGGACGCAATTGGTTTAAACGTATTCTTCCTGTTAAAAACAGCTGAAGGCAACATTTTAAAAAGGGCTAACCTTATTGAAGATGTGAAAAATAGTTTAATTGAGGCATATAAAGATTCACTTAACTACATGGTTAGTGATGATGAATTAGCTTTAATTAACCTCTCTGCTGCTGACGACAGAAAAAGTGCTATTTATCGGTATGATTTGGAACAAGAACCCGGTGTTTTTTCTTTCTTCAATACAATCAGTAACAGAGATGAAGAGCATCCAATCCCCTATTTTTCTTTTAATGATGATAAACTAACCCAATTAGAAGGATATTTTGTTTCAATAGGGGACTTTGAGAATAACATCCTAGTTTATCGAAAACAAATGCCAATCAACCTTTTTAAGCAAGGGAAGATTTATATAGTAAAGGGTCATGACACACAGTTCGAACGAATTGATAAAGAATTTTTACGAATTGATGCGAAGTTAGATGTGCTCAAAATTGATGAAACCATCATTGTCAATAACATCTCGATTCTTGAACGTCATTACGAATTTAAAGATATTATTGAGCATGAAGCAAATGCATCACTTGAAAATATTGAAGGGCTTGATATACTTGAAAACATAGAGGTGCTGCAAGAAAGAGTTGATGATATAGCGTTTGCTCGTAAACTCTCAAAAATATCAACTTCTTCACCAGTATTCAATTTACCATCGGAACATATTATGGAATTTGTAAGAACGCATCAAACACTTGGAAGTGCATTCAAGTATAGCGAAGACCAAAACAGAATAATGTTAGACACAAAGAAGTCGCAAAACTTCTTTCTACGATTAATGAATGATGATTTCTTACACTCTCAATTGACGGATTTTGATTACATGACTCCGGCAAAAGATAGGTTGAATTAG
- a CDS encoding DUF262 domain-containing protein, producing MHPSDIKIGQNEYRAYQLIEFIQEGRLKLEEKKKWDNTNMSMSIESILLGLTMTPIYIDASNPESWFVLDGRKRLQSLYHFFKGNFPLTNLDFFPDFNGVYFDNLPFTLRDKLEEAIFTVYSINQGVSEKVRLNLVLRIVPDLRSALSWEFKESLIDASLKDELLQWLNHPKYDFVKRQFKSNTKYRLVLEYLRLYYIEYYNKDINLHTNIEHVIFQLNDHHLLRQNEWDLGIERVFQIFNNDRYYLSNLYLNKKTIPILIFYFGTRIDNRIFNRIENHNTLFLEPWQQFYQKEGEKIFKRINPDEIYKKLDKLIRDDN from the coding sequence ATGCATCCATCAGATATTAAAATAGGTCAAAACGAGTATCGAGCTTATCAGCTTATAGAGTTCATTCAGGAGGGACGGCTAAAGTTGGAAGAGAAGAAGAAGTGGGACAATACCAATATGAGTATGTCCATTGAATCAATTCTTCTTGGGCTAACCATGACACCAATTTACATTGATGCTTCTAATCCTGAATCGTGGTTTGTTCTTGATGGAAGAAAACGTCTTCAATCGTTATACCACTTCTTTAAAGGTAATTTTCCACTTACTAATTTAGATTTTTTTCCTGATTTTAATGGTGTTTATTTTGATAACCTCCCATTTACATTAAGAGATAAATTAGAAGAGGCAATATTTACTGTTTATTCTATAAATCAAGGTGTTTCTGAGAAAGTTAGACTAAACCTAGTACTAAGAATTGTTCCTGATTTAAGGAGTGCCCTTAGTTGGGAGTTTAAAGAAAGTCTGATAGATGCTTCCTTAAAGGATGAATTGCTACAATGGCTAAATCATCCAAAATACGATTTTGTGAAAAGACAATTTAAATCTAATACCAAATATCGGTTGGTATTGGAATATTTACGACTTTATTACATTGAGTATTATAATAAGGATATTAACCTACACACAAATATTGAACACGTAATATTTCAATTAAATGACCATCATTTATTAAGACAAAACGAATGGGATTTAGGAATTGAAAGAGTTTTCCAAATATTTAATAATGACCGTTATTATTTGAGTAACCTGTATCTGAATAAAAAGACCATACCAATTCTTATTTTTTATTTTGGAACACGCATTGATAACAGAATATTTAACAGAATAGAAAATCACAATACTCTGTTTTTAGAACCGTGGCAACAATTTTATCAGAAGGAAGGGGAAAAGATTTTCAAGAGAATTAATCCAGATGAAATCTATAAAAAACTAGATAAATTAATTAGAGATGATAACTAA
- a CDS encoding AAA family ATPase — protein sequence MITNIKIKNFKALRDIDIKTGNLNVFTGLNGMGKSTILQALMLLRQSSKNNFEELVLKDIIELGTFRNIFCESPLKDRVLSFELAWADNSTLLVERKYEKSLSEEKALKGIPVKENHKDKSLFGEASFKYLSAHRIKPLDSYNTNSSKVKNGELGNEGEFAPHFYNLNSNIEIPIKELAFNEEESVYSLEHQVNSWMSVISPKIQVHTEMVKGQSIRLSYSYKTKSATTSQFTPINAGFGLTYVFSVLVAILSAKKGDVIIIENPESHIHPKGQSELARLMALAAKNGVQIFCETHSDHILYGVRIAIKEHDITKDETRIYYIDRDKDEHFSIPHHVVIDEDGRMDRESKEYFLDYENHLDKLLG from the coding sequence ATGATAACTAATATTAAAATAAAAAACTTCAAGGCATTAAGGGATATTGATATTAAAACGGGCAATCTAAATGTTTTTACTGGGTTGAATGGAATGGGTAAATCCACTATTCTTCAAGCTCTAATGTTATTAAGACAATCAAGCAAAAATAATTTTGAAGAATTAGTTCTGAAAGATATTATTGAATTAGGCACATTCCGAAATATTTTCTGTGAGAGTCCTTTGAAAGATAGAGTTTTATCATTTGAATTAGCATGGGCAGATAATTCAACATTACTGGTAGAGCGCAAATACGAAAAAAGTTTAAGTGAGGAAAAAGCTCTTAAAGGCATTCCTGTGAAAGAAAATCACAAGGATAAGTCTTTATTTGGTGAAGCTTCCTTTAAATACCTAAGTGCTCATCGAATTAAGCCTCTGGATTCATACAATACAAACTCGTCGAAAGTAAAAAATGGTGAATTAGGTAATGAAGGTGAGTTTGCCCCACATTTTTATAATCTTAATTCAAATATAGAAATACCGATTAAAGAATTGGCGTTTAATGAGGAAGAATCGGTTTATTCTTTAGAGCATCAAGTTAATAGCTGGATGAGTGTCATTAGCCCTAAAATTCAAGTGCATACTGAAATGGTAAAAGGACAGTCTATTAGACTTTCTTATTCTTATAAAACTAAATCAGCTACCACATCACAATTCACTCCTATAAATGCAGGATTTGGACTTACTTACGTTTTTTCTGTATTAGTCGCCATCTTATCAGCTAAAAAGGGCGATGTAATCATTATAGAAAATCCAGAATCACATATACATCCCAAAGGTCAATCTGAGTTAGCTCGTTTAATGGCATTAGCTGCTAAAAATGGCGTTCAAATTTTTTGCGAAACACATAGCGACCATATACTTTATGGAGTTCGTATCGCGATTAAAGAACATGACATTACTAAAGATGAAACTCGGATTTATTATATCGACAGAGATAAGGATGAACATTTTTCAATACCCCATCATGTTGTAATAGATGAGGATGGTAGAATGGATAGGGAATCCAAAGAATACTTTTTAGACTATGAAAATCATTTAGATAAATTACTAGGTTAA
- a CDS encoding type I restriction endonuclease subunit R produces the protein MPSQTNEQALEAAIEKALTGTCREDIQTNQAAEPNEIYRSGNGFYMGNTHDFNAKYAIDEVRFWHFLENTQPKELEKLQRASDWKLKILERFDRLVKKYGLLRVLRKGLEVEDAHFTLLYQIPLASSSKAVKDNFENNEFSVTRQIQYNLDNPREEIDMVVFVNGLPIATLELKNAWTGQNAKVHGIKQYQFDRDIKQPLLNFGRSLVHFAVDTDEVYMCTKLDGARSFFLPFNKGDNHGKGNPPNPFGHKSSYLWDEVFTRESLANIIQHFVRFDGKANDALSSRTLFFPRYHQMDVVRKILSHASKNGVGHTYLIQHSAGSGKSNSITWAAYQLIETYPESEVVRGAKGIQNPLFDSVIVVTDRRLLDKQLRENIKEFSEVKNIVAPAFSSKELRENLEQGKKIIITTIQKFPFIIDGIADLSDQRFAVIIDEAHSSQSGSAAGKMNQAMGMASSEEDDNDNQDKILKAMQARKMKGNASYLAFTATPKNATLEKFGNKQEDGSFEPFHLYSMKQAIEEGFILDVLANYTTYRSYYEIEKSIEDNPLFDTKKAQKKLRAFVERDKRTIATKAEIMMEHFLSKVYNTKKLKGKAKAMVITQNIEAAIRYYQALKSILGEKSNPFKIAIAFSGKKMVDGIEHTEAELNGFAEKDTRDKFNEDEYRILVVANKYLTGFDQPKLCTMYVDKKLQGVLAVQALSRLNRAANKLGKKTEDLFILDFFNSVDDIKISFDPFYTATSLSKETDINVLHELKDTLGDVGVYEWSEVEDFVSKYFEEVDAQQLSPIIDIAAKRFNQELELEDEQKADFKIKAKQFVKIYGQVASIMTYEVIAWEKLFWFLKFLIPKLIVKTKEDELIDELLESVDLSTYGLERTKLNHSIGLDDSETELDPQNPNPRGIHGDDEEKDLLDEIIRTFNDRFYSGWEETPEDARVKFVSRLRKIQKHQDFDTKVAQNPDKQNSDLALKKILDDVMLQERKAHMEEYKRTKSDDAYYQGMFDLMKRMIENPQFMDRK, from the coding sequence ATGCCTAGCCAAACGAACGAACAAGCTTTAGAAGCAGCCATAGAAAAAGCCTTAACAGGAACTTGCAGAGAAGATATACAAACCAATCAGGCTGCCGAACCTAATGAAATATACCGTTCCGGCAATGGATTTTACATGGGCAACACTCATGATTTCAATGCTAAATACGCCATTGATGAAGTTCGGTTTTGGCACTTCTTAGAAAACACTCAACCAAAGGAACTAGAAAAACTGCAACGTGCTTCTGATTGGAAATTGAAGATTCTTGAGCGTTTTGACCGTTTGGTGAAAAAATATGGCTTGTTACGTGTATTACGAAAAGGTTTAGAAGTAGAAGATGCGCATTTTACCTTACTTTATCAAATACCACTAGCAAGCAGTAGTAAAGCTGTTAAAGATAATTTTGAGAATAACGAATTTAGTGTAACCCGGCAAATACAATATAACCTCGACAATCCTCGAGAAGAAATAGATATGGTTGTATTTGTAAATGGTTTACCTATTGCAACTCTTGAACTAAAAAATGCTTGGACAGGTCAAAATGCCAAAGTACATGGCATTAAGCAATACCAGTTTGATAGAGACATCAAGCAGCCCTTACTTAATTTTGGAAGAAGCTTAGTGCACTTTGCTGTAGATACCGATGAAGTTTATATGTGTACCAAGTTGGATGGTGCAAGGTCATTCTTCCTACCTTTTAACAAAGGTGATAATCATGGAAAAGGTAATCCTCCGAATCCTTTCGGTCATAAATCAAGTTATTTATGGGATGAAGTATTTACTCGTGAGAGTTTAGCTAATATTATTCAACATTTTGTACGTTTTGATGGTAAAGCGAATGATGCTTTAAGCAGTCGTACTTTGTTTTTTCCACGCTATCACCAAATGGATGTGGTTCGTAAGATATTGTCCCATGCTTCAAAAAATGGAGTTGGGCATACTTATTTGATACAGCACAGCGCAGGTTCAGGTAAATCTAATTCAATCACATGGGCAGCCTATCAATTAATAGAAACCTACCCCGAAAGTGAAGTAGTACGTGGCGCAAAAGGAATACAGAATCCATTATTTGATTCAGTTATAGTTGTTACAGACCGCCGTTTGCTTGATAAACAATTGAGAGAAAACATTAAAGAATTTTCGGAAGTAAAAAACATTGTTGCACCTGCTTTTTCTTCTAAAGAGTTGCGTGAAAACCTTGAACAGGGTAAGAAAATAATTATTACAACCATTCAAAAATTTCCTTTTATTATTGATGGAATTGCCGATTTAAGCGACCAACGTTTTGCCGTAATTATTGACGAAGCACATAGTTCTCAAAGCGGTTCTGCTGCCGGAAAAATGAACCAAGCTATGGGAATGGCATCAAGTGAAGAGGATGATAATGATAATCAGGATAAAATCTTGAAGGCAATGCAAGCTCGAAAGATGAAAGGTAATGCATCTTATTTAGCATTTACTGCAACTCCTAAAAATGCTACGCTTGAAAAGTTTGGTAATAAGCAAGAAGATGGCAGTTTTGAGCCATTCCACTTGTATTCAATGAAACAAGCCATCGAAGAAGGTTTCATTCTGGACGTATTAGCCAATTACACAACGTATCGAAGTTATTATGAAATAGAAAAATCTATTGAGGATAATCCATTATTTGACACAAAAAAGGCACAAAAGAAATTACGTGCTTTCGTTGAGCGAGACAAGCGTACCATTGCCACTAAGGCTGAAATAATGATGGAACACTTTTTATCCAAAGTTTATAATACCAAAAAATTAAAAGGTAAAGCCAAAGCAATGGTTATTACTCAAAATATTGAAGCGGCTATTCGGTATTATCAAGCCTTAAAAAGCATACTTGGAGAGAAAAGTAATCCTTTTAAGATAGCTATTGCCTTTTCTGGAAAAAAAATGGTTGATGGAATTGAGCATACTGAAGCCGAACTCAACGGGTTTGCAGAAAAGGATACTCGTGATAAATTTAATGAGGATGAATACCGTATTTTGGTTGTTGCAAACAAATATCTTACGGGTTTTGACCAACCAAAACTATGTACCATGTATGTCGATAAAAAACTGCAAGGTGTATTAGCTGTTCAAGCTCTATCTCGATTAAATCGTGCAGCAAATAAGTTGGGTAAAAAAACGGAAGACCTTTTCATTCTTGACTTTTTCAATTCTGTAGATGATATAAAAATATCATTTGACCCCTTCTATACCGCTACGTCTTTAAGTAAAGAAACCGATATAAATGTACTCCATGAATTAAAAGATACTTTAGGTGACGTAGGTGTTTACGAATGGTCAGAAGTCGAAGATTTTGTATCAAAGTATTTTGAAGAGGTAGATGCTCAACAATTGAGTCCGATTATTGATATTGCGGCTAAACGGTTTAATCAGGAGTTAGAGTTGGAGGACGAACAGAAAGCTGACTTTAAAATCAAAGCCAAGCAATTTGTTAAAATATATGGGCAAGTAGCTTCAATTATGACCTATGAAGTTATTGCTTGGGAAAAACTGTTCTGGTTTTTGAAATTTTTAATCCCAAAACTAATTGTGAAAACCAAAGAGGATGAACTTATTGATGAATTATTAGAATCAGTCGATTTATCCACTTATGGATTAGAACGGACTAAATTGAATCATTCCATAGGCTTGGATGATTCAGAAACGGAGCTTGACCCACAAAACCCAAACCCAAGAGGGATACACGGTGATGATGAAGAGAAAGACCTTTTAGACGAGATTATAAGAACTTTTAATGACCGTTTTTACTCAGGATGGGAAGAAACTCCTGAAGATGCAAGAGTTAAATTCGTTTCACGACTTCGGAAAATTCAAAAGCATCAAGATTTTGATACCAAGGTGGCACAAAATCCCGACAAACAAAATAGTGATTTAGCCTTAAAAAAGATACTGGATGATGTGATGCTACAAGAACGTAAGGCTCATATGGAAGAATATAAGCGTACAAAAAGTGATGATGCCTATTATCAAGGCATGTTCGATTTAATGAAGCGCATGATTGAAAATCCTCAGTTTATGGATAGGAAGTAA
- a CDS encoding three component ABC system middle component, producing the protein MKAKDVEVLIHNPFHLSRILHHFISGAISVNDNGVKTELIYLVLPLVLNQKVSDKLQALNKNSKLVSIIENHSIEVFISQLDNKTEHTKKKTKHGLIVLANTVQLNISDFISSEEVIDYKTEKDLLLKPIYKAAYILGILIAKERYLTVMNRLRITQL; encoded by the coding sequence ATGAAAGCTAAGGATGTAGAAGTATTAATACATAACCCTTTTCATCTCAGTAGGATATTGCATCACTTTATTTCGGGGGCAATATCGGTAAATGATAATGGTGTAAAAACGGAACTTATTTATTTGGTTCTTCCTCTTGTATTAAATCAAAAGGTAAGTGATAAGCTTCAAGCTTTGAATAAAAACTCAAAACTTGTATCAATTATTGAAAACCATTCCATTGAAGTTTTTATCAGTCAATTAGATAATAAAACAGAGCATACTAAGAAAAAAACAAAGCATGGTTTGATTGTCCTTGCAAATACAGTACAATTAAATATCTCAGACTTCATTTCATCGGAAGAAGTAATAGACTATAAAACTGAAAAAGATTTGCTACTAAAGCCTATCTATAAGGCAGCATACATCTTGGGTATATTAATTGCAAAAGAAAGATACCTAACAGTTATGAACAGATTAAGAATTACACAGCTATGA
- a CDS encoding DUF3732 domain-containing protein, whose translation MKKIIKEIAIFNHDGDKRNIEFKDGLNIITGDSKTGKSALIEIVDYCLFSSRSSIPKGKITDFASLYVLVFQVNDIYIVVGRHSPEFGKISEAYLNIETASENVENIQLDYFKGLALKPIKNDVQTELEQYFGLSFSQLEVGFDRTSKLSIRDAVSFIFQHQNLIANKHAIFYRFDDVNKRKRVIEALPVLLGLVDENYYELKKEKTQVERLIKNEQKLIEKLKSRKKNEAETLRELIQVYYSLIGHTLDANLTILQLRKIGLDLPFPPMVIKDQTKLYTDISNYENERELLYIEKGEIENSLSNLLSNNTDGFEYAKQLVTTYSKQKYNNPDITNACCPLCDSPVLELNEDIKKLETSKEKLVEELSKISNFSKDNTQITNRLKEQKKKIDYRIRIISRNINDLTKNNKEYEGLKEKRDRIIHQKGVVETTIKNILEQNKIGDDNEELKKLQEELKAINLKLVKYAGLKNFKEDTEKVLKEHMDRIAGNLDFEKELKPVDFFFDIDDFSFTHQHKGKIRLDEMGSGANWLACHISIMVAFLHLSCSNNKSVIPNLLFIDQPSQVYFPRTAKINEMDSEDAGVFDDNIRQVRQIFKVLNDEIEIIEKKSGFKPQIIVLEHANDDNFKQFIIKDWDKSKNEGLI comes from the coding sequence ATGAAAAAAATTATTAAGGAAATAGCAATCTTCAACCATGATGGAGATAAAAGAAATATCGAATTTAAGGATGGATTAAACATTATTACTGGTGATTCAAAAACAGGGAAGAGTGCTTTGATTGAAATTGTTGATTATTGCCTCTTCTCTTCAAGGTCAAGTATTCCAAAGGGAAAGATAACAGACTTTGCCAGCTTATATGTATTAGTCTTTCAGGTAAATGATATTTATATTGTAGTAGGAAGACATTCCCCTGAATTCGGTAAAATTAGTGAGGCATATCTAAATATAGAAACAGCTTCTGAAAACGTTGAAAACATTCAACTTGATTATTTTAAGGGTTTAGCGTTAAAGCCAATTAAAAATGACGTACAGACAGAATTAGAGCAATATTTCGGCTTATCCTTTTCCCAATTAGAGGTTGGATTTGATAGGACAAGTAAATTATCAATAAGGGATGCAGTTTCATTTATTTTTCAACATCAAAATCTTATTGCAAATAAACACGCCATTTTTTACAGGTTTGACGATGTAAATAAAAGAAAGAGAGTTATTGAAGCTTTACCTGTTTTGCTAGGACTGGTTGATGAAAACTATTATGAATTAAAAAAAGAAAAAACACAGGTTGAAAGGCTTATTAAAAATGAACAAAAACTAATAGAAAAACTTAAATCTCGAAAAAAGAACGAAGCTGAAACACTTCGGGAATTGATACAGGTGTACTATTCCCTAATTGGACATACCCTAGATGCTAACTTAACAATACTACAACTCCGTAAGATTGGTTTAGATTTACCTTTTCCTCCAATGGTAATTAAAGACCAAACAAAACTTTATACAGATATTTCAAACTACGAGAATGAACGTGAACTACTATATATTGAGAAGGGAGAAATAGAAAACTCACTTTCTAATTTGTTGTCAAATAATACCGATGGTTTTGAATATGCAAAACAATTAGTTACGACCTACTCAAAACAGAAATACAACAATCCTGATATTACAAACGCTTGTTGCCCTTTGTGTGATAGCCCTGTGCTAGAACTTAATGAAGATATTAAGAAGTTAGAAACATCAAAAGAAAAATTAGTTGAAGAATTGTCTAAAATCAGCAACTTTTCAAAGGATAATACACAAATAACCAACAGATTAAAAGAACAAAAGAAGAAGATTGATTATCGAATTAGAATTATTAGCAGGAATATAAACGACTTAACTAAAAACAATAAAGAATATGAAGGTCTTAAAGAAAAACGAGACCGCATTATCCATCAAAAAGGAGTTGTCGAAACAACTATAAAGAATATTTTAGAGCAAAATAAGATTGGCGATGATAATGAAGAATTGAAAAAGCTTCAAGAGGAACTAAAAGCTATCAATTTAAAACTTGTTAAGTATGCCGGTTTAAAAAATTTTAAGGAAGACACCGAAAAGGTTCTCAAAGAGCATATGGATAGAATTGCAGGAAACCTTGACTTTGAAAAGGAACTTAAACCTGTAGACTTCTTCTTTGATATTGATGATTTTAGTTTTACACATCAACACAAAGGTAAAATACGTCTTGATGAAATGGGCAGTGGAGCTAATTGGCTGGCTTGCCATATTTCTATTATGGTAGCATTTTTACATTTAAGTTGTTCAAACAACAAGTCTGTTATTCCAAATCTCTTATTTATAGACCAACCAAGTCAGGTATATTTTCCTAGAACTGCTAAAATTAATGAAATGGATTCAGAGGACGCAGGTGTGTTCGATGATAATATCAGGCAAGTTAGACAAATCTTTAAGGTGCTAAATGATGAAATTGAAATAATTGAAAAGAAATCAGGATTCAAGCCTCAAATAATTGTTTTGGAACATGCCAATGATGATAATTTCAAACAGTTTATCATTAAAGACTGGGACAAAAGCAAAAATGAGGGATTGATTTAA
- a CDS encoding DUF4248 domain-containing protein, which yields MILRRTILKQELVKKLYPDSISVKSALQQLRRDIDLCPELKVKISAAGQTRRHYYNLQQLNIILDHFCISHEEFEQL from the coding sequence ATGATATTGCGCAGAACCATATTAAAGCAAGAATTGGTTAAAAAACTGTACCCTGATAGCATTTCAGTTAAATCGGCTTTGCAGCAGCTTCGCAGGGATATTGACCTATGCCCTGAACTTAAAGTGAAGATTTCGGCTGCCGGACAAACTCGCAGACACTATTACAATTTGCAGCAACTCAATATCATACTTGACCATTTCTGCATTAGTCACGAAGAATTTGAACAATTATAA